From the genome of Chanos chanos chromosome 5, fChaCha1.1, whole genome shotgun sequence, one region includes:
- the LOC115812353 gene encoding histamine H3 receptor, with protein MANYIFASNSTTVHYSNSGRTRNSVAFAAPVLVVLVVMMVTLVLLTVLGNALVIFAFKMDKSLRRQSNYFLLNLAISDFLVGALCIPVYIPYILTGKWMLGKGICKMWLVMDYMLCTASVFNIVLISYDRFLSVTRAVSYRARQGMTNHAVGKMAAVWVLAFLLYGPAILFWEYVSGESHVPEHECFAEFYYSWYFLLCASTLEFFSPFISVAFFNLSIYLSIRRRRLRSRLDTGSPKPKAIAPAQGERSHLNFLLCRNSVMPRKRMACENGEKDVRSCSSQMSPCSARRNNSMSVRSTQYSRLSQDKKLAKSLAVIVCVFAVCWAPYTLLMIIRAACRGNCVEHHWYEVTFWLLWLNSAINPLLYPLCHRSFRRAFAKILCPRHRSTQPPPDPPSPN; from the exons ATGGCTAATTATATATTTGCCTCGAACTCGACAACGGTTCATTACAGTAACTCTGGCAGGACCAGAAATAGTGTCGCTTTCGCCGCGCCTGTATTGGTGGTTCTCGTTGTCATGATGGTGACTTTGGTTCTCTTAACGGTGTTGGGGAATGCCCTGGTTATTTTTGCCTTCAAGATGGACAAAAGTCTGAGGAGACAAAGCAACTACTTTTTATTAAACTTGGCCATTTCGGATTTCCTTGTCG GTGCCCTCTGTATCCCTGTGTACATTCCCTACATCTTGACTGGCAAATGGATGTTGGGTAAAGGTATCTGTAAGATGTGGCTGGTTATGGACTACATGCtctgcactgcctctgtcttCAATATTGTTCTCATCAGCTACGATCGCTTCTTGTCAGTTACTAGAGCG GTGTCGTACCGTGCCAGGCAAGGAATGACCAACCATGCCGTTGGCAAGATGGCGGCAGTGTGGGTGCTGGCCTTCCTCCTTTATGGTCCGGCGATCCTGTTCTGGGAGTATGTGTCCGGAGAGAGTCATGTGCCAGAACACGAGTGCTTTGCTGAGTTCTACTATTCCTGGTACTTCCTCCTCTGTGCATCCACTCTTGagttcttttctcctttcatttccGTGGCCTTCTTCAACCTTAGCATTTACCTCAGCATCCGAAGGAGGAGGCTGCGCAGTAGACTTGACACTGGCTCTCCAAAACCTAAAGCCATAGCCCCAGCTCAGGGGGAGAGGAGCCATCTAAACTTTCTCTTATGCCGAAATTCTGTGATGCCCCGCAAGAGGATGGCTtgtgaaaatggagagaaagatgtgCGATCTTGCTCCTCCCAAATGTCTCCGTGCTCTGCTAGACGAAATAATAGCATGTCAGTGAGAAGCACTCAGTACTCCCGTTTGTCACAGGATAAGAAACTTGCCAAATCTCTAGCagtgattgtttgtgtgtttgcagtgtgctGGGCACCATACACATTGCTGATGATTATCCGTGCAGCCTGCAGGGGGAACTGTGTAGAGCATCACTGGTATGAGGTAACATTTTGGCTCTTGTGGCTGAACTCAGCCATTAACCCATTATTATACCCTCTATGCCACAGGAGTTTCCGTCGTGCCTTTGCCAAGATCCTGTGCCCAAGGCACAGGTCAACCCAGCCACCACCAGATCCACCCTCACCTAACTAA